One stretch of Zingiber officinale cultivar Zhangliang chromosome 6B, Zo_v1.1, whole genome shotgun sequence DNA includes these proteins:
- the LOC121990386 gene encoding protein MOTHER of FT and TFL1 homolog 1-like: MAGYVDPLVVGRVIGDVVDLFVPAVNMTIRFGSKHVNNGCDVKPSLAVDPPSVQIAGRPHDLFTLVMTDPDAPSPSDPTMREWLHWLVMNIPGGTDLSRGEEVVGYMGPRPPVGIHRYVLVLFRQKGRLQEVAAPAARGNFCTRAFAAQYDLGLPVATVYFNAQKEPANRRR, encoded by the exons ATGGCCGGCTACGTGGACCCCCTCGTGGTGGGTAGAGTCATCGGCGACGTGGTGGACCTCTTTGTCCCCGCCGTGAACATGACGATCCGGTTCGGGTCCAAGCACGTCAACAACGGCTGCGACGTCAAGCCTTCCCTCGCCGTCGATCCGCCCTCTGTCCAGATCGCCGGCCGCCCTCACGACCTCTTCACTTTG GTGATGACTGACCCCGACGCCCCCAGCCCAAGCGACCCCACGATGAGGGAATGGCTTCATTG GCTGGTGATGAACATCCCCGGTGGAACTGATCTTTCTCGAG GGGAGGAGGTGGTGGGGTACATGGGGCCCCGCCCGCCGGTGGGGATCCACAGGTACGTGCTGGTGCTGTTCCGGCAGAAGGGCAGGCTGCAGGAAGTGGCGGCGCCGGCGGCGAGGGGCAACTTCTGCACGCGGGCATTCGCGGCGCAGTACGACCTCGGCCTCCCGGTCGCCACAGTCTACTTCAACGCCCAGAAGGAGCCGGCCAACCGGCGCCGCTGA